The genome window TCATTAACCATTGAGGCCATTTTTCCAATTTCATCATTATATCGTGGAGTTAAAACCTCGACAGTAGATACCTCATGATTTAAATATCTAAAGAATTTTGTCAAATGATTTTGCAATCTTTCAACTCTAGATGATACTATACTTTTCATACTATAACCTAAGACTAAAACAATTAATATTACAGCCACTAAACCACTAAATACTATTGTATTTCTTAAATCTGCAATAGGAGTATAGACAGCTTTTTCTGGTGCAATAGACAACATTGACCATATTATATTTGTACCTGGCCACACCTCAAAAGATCTTATTGCTCCATGATATTTTTGACCATCATCAGCAGTGTAATCAATTTCTTTGGTTTGAACTGTCTTTGAGGCTTCGATTATATTAGTAGCGTTTTTATTTACACTTAATAAATTTTTTGTAACAAAATCAGCATTAGGATGTGTAGCTACGATACCATTGTTTGCAATTAATATTCTTCTATCCCCTTCATATAATGTTCTAGAAGGATCATTAAAATCATTAGCTAAAACCTGCATATCAAAAATCATACCTAAAACACCTAAAATTTTACCTTTTTTATCCATTAAAGGTATGGCTATATTTGAGCCAAAAATTTTATTACCATTAATATTAAACCATCTTGGGTCTCCAAAATATAATTTATTTCCTTGCATAATATAATTTATGCCTCTTAATGATGATAATTCACTTGTTGCTTGCTCTGTTGCAACACCTCCTGGTTTTTGCGTCTCATTATCTCTCATCAATACCATAAATTCACTCTTGTCAGTAAAATATTTATCATCAACTCCTAAAGCTCTATATTGGCTACCATCTTTTAAATAATAATATCCATACGCTATAACATTATTTGCATCAATGGTTTCACCAAGAATATTTTCTATTCTTTTTTCTGATATAGAACCCTCTTCAAGCAAAGTATTAAAAATTTTTTGCGTTCCAATTGCAGAAACAAAAAAAGATTTAATAGCAGATTCTGCTAGATTAGTATAACGAAATACTGAAGTAAGCAATATTTTGCTAGTTTGATCTTGTAATGTTTCTTGAGATTTTTTGACAATAAGTAAAGACAATCCGCTTAAAGAAACAACAACAGCAAATACCATAATGACAATAATTTTTGTGCTAAGTTTCATCTTACGCCACATTTTGACCCCTTATATTAATAAATATTTTTCATTATTATATAAATTTTTTATTAAAAAATTATAAATTTTGTTTTATTTTTATTTATTTTTATAAACAAATAGTATAAAGTTTTTTGTTTTCGCTCAAATATCTATAAAATAGGGGGGGGGAATGAATTTTTAACTAATAATTTTTATTATTTATATTTAAAATATATTAAATTTTATAAAATCATTTTCACCATTCTCACTAATAATATTAAGAGTATATTTACCTTTTTTTAAGTCTAAAAATAAAACCTCATCTTTACCTTCAAAAATAAATTCTTGATTTAAATACCAAAAAAGCTTTTCTTTTTTAGGATTTATAAGTTTTATCAGCAATTTTTGCTTAGCTTTTAAGTCTTTTGGTAAAATAATATTAAGGTTATTTAATGGATATATAATTTTTAAATTTTGACTAGAACTTTGTAAATATTGCTTTTCTTTAGCAAAAAACGCTTGAGCGTTAGAAGGCAAATTTAAAATAGTTTTTTTCTTAGCATAAATAAAATTTTCATCTAGAGAATTTACTTCTTTATTTTCATACACAAAAACTTCTTTTAAAAATGGAGATTTTCTTAAGATATTTGCACTTTGTGGATAAAGCACCTCTTTAAAACCAAATTCATAATCATATCTATATCCTGTTTGATTTTCTATTTTGATAGAAATTAAATCATTGGGTTGTTTAAATTCCAAGTTAAGCCCATCAAGCAAGCTCAATAATTCAAAAAACAATTCTCCTGCAATACTCACACCATATAAATTTGCATTTGCTTCACCATTAAAATTTCCAACCCATACCCCTAGGGTATATTTTGGAGAAGTTCCTATAGCCCAGGCGTCTTTTCTACCATAACTTGTACCTGTTTTCCAAGAAATAATAGTATTAAAATCATACTGTTTTATCCCTACTCTATCTAGGTCCTTTAATGTTTGCAATGTTAAAAAACTCGCCCCATCACTTATAAGTTTTTTATCTTCTTTAATAAATGCATTTTCTTCATATAAAAGCTCTTTAAAATTTCCATAATTTCCAAGCCCTAAATAAATTTTTACCATATCTTCTAAGCTAAATTCTTTTGTACCTAAAATCAAAGAAAGTCCGTATTTTTTAAAATCTTCATCTTTATAATTTAAAATATCTTTGAGTTTATAAAAAAACTTCTCATAGCCATATTCTGAGAGTAAACTCACAAAGGGAATATTGAGCGATTTTTGCAAAGATTCTTTTGCGCTAACAAAACCATGATACTTTTTATTTGCATTTTGTGGAGCAAAATTAGAAAAATATGTAGGCACATCAAGCATTAAAGACTCAGGCACCATAAGTCCCTCATCTATAGCAAAAGCAAAAAGTAAAGGTTTTAAAGTTGAACCCACACTACGCTTTGCTATAACTCCATCAACTTGACCAAAAGTTACAAAATCATAAAAATCATTAGAGCCGACATAAGCTAAAACTTTATTTGTTCTGGTATCTGCCAACAATATAGCTAAATTTTTTATACCTTTTTGCTGTAGTTTATAAGAATACTCTTTAGCTTTTTCTTCAAATTTGATTTGAATTTTTTTATCTATACTAGAAATGATTTTTTCTTTATCCGCTAAAAGCCTACGCGCTAAATGTGGAGCTAAGTTTTTCCTTGCTTTAAAGCTAGGAAGTTTTTCAGCCTTTGCAAGAGTTAAAATATCTTTAGAAAAATACCCATTTTCAAAAAGCCTATCAAGCAAGGCATTACGCTTTTTTAGAAGTCTATCTTTGTTTTTTTCAAGATTAATTAAACCTGGATTATTAGGAAGTACAGCAAGCAAAGCTGCTTCACTCCAAGTAAGATCTTTTAAATCTTTTTCAAAATAAAACAAACCAGCACTTGCAACACCTACTAAATTTCCTCCATAAGGAGCATTGTTTAAGTAAAGCTTTAGAATTTCATCTTTTTCATAAGTGCTTTCTAAAGCAAAGGCTTTGATGATTTCATTAAATTTATTAAAATATGTGCGTTTGTTTTGCTCTAGAAGTTTGATTGTTTGCATAGAAATTGTGCTTGCACCACTTCTTTTACTTGAAAAAAGATTATTTTTAAAAGCCCTTATAATCGCTAAAAAATCCACTCCATGATGAGAATAAAAGTTTTTGTCTTCATATAAAGTAACTGCAGTTTTTAATTTTTGCGGTATAAACTCACTCTCTAAATGCCATTGTTCATTAGCATCTAAAAATACACTAAGGAATTCTTTATTTTTATCAAGCAAAACCTTGCCATAAGTGCCTTTAAATAAATCCTTGCTATCAAAACTAAAATAAATCAAGCCTATGTAAAAACATAGGCTTAAAAAGCATACTGCAAGGCTTATTTTGATTTTCACTGCACTACTTTGACTCTTTTACTTTCACTTAAAGCTTTATAAGCATTATCATACATTGCCTCAGCATAAGCTCCACTCAAAGTATAAACACCCGGAGTAACAGCGCTTAATTTCACAAAAAATTCTCTTGATTCATCAGAGTATAAAGGAAAGAAATACATAATCTTATCATCTCTTATATCTACAAAATCATAATAAGAATTTTTCACAAAATCAGGAGCTTCATCATTTAAAAGATCATGCACTATCTCCCATCCACTTGGTAAAATTTGAGTTAAAGCTATATTAGAAGTACCTGGATAATTTTTATTTGATATTTTTAATTTCATATAAAAAATTTGGGAGCTCTTTATAGTGCTTTCATCTATTTCATTTCCATTTTCATCATAAAAACTTCTTTCTATATACATACGCTGTGCAAAAGGCTCGGCAATACCTTTTTTAATACCCTCTACTCCAAAATGCACATAGGTATCTTCTTTAGCTTCTATCAAAGCACTGCCTTGATTAAACTCAAATTTAGAAAAACTTGTATTGAGCTTTTTGCTCTCACCATTAATTTTTAGACTTGCATTGATAGTTTTAGAGCTTTCATCACTAAAGCTATTTGCTAAAGCATATAAAGCATAACCTGTGCTTTGAGTGCTAAGCCAAGCTTGGCTTTCTAAAGTTTTTTTAATATCATCTAATAATTCATCATTATCTTTACCATAGATTATTTTATACGCATTTGCAATAATAGCCTCATCTCTTAAAAAAGATCCATAAGTATGAGTGTAATTAACTTTTTCATCAGGCTTTGTACTTAAATTTTTAGCTATATTCAAAGCCACCTCATCAAAACCTGCTAATTTATAAGCTGCGCTAAGTTGCCAAAGACTTACATTGTTTAAGCTTTGCAAATAAGCACTATCTTCATAAATAGCATTCATTATGCTTAAATTTGGCTCTTTGGCTAAGGCTAAAAGATATAAAGAATTTATTTTAATTTCTTTATTTGTTTGAGCTTTTAAAACATAGTGTTTTTGATAATCAAGCCATGCTTTAAACATTCCATCGCTCACATAATAGCCTCTTTCTTTAGCTAAAATCATAAACATACCCGCGTAATTACTTCCCCAAGCATCAGAATCTTTAAGTCCTTGCCAATAAGCAAAACCACCATTAGTAGTTTGAAAATTTGCGTATTTACTTAGCAATGCATTGATATTGTTAATATTTTTTTGCTCATTTGCCCCCTGATCAAGTTTTTGTAAAAAAAGTTGTGGTAAAACCGCTGAAGTACTTTGCTCTATACATCCATAAGGATAATTTTGCAAGTATTTTAATCTATGATTTATATTTAAAATAGGCTTAGAGCTTACACTTAAAAACGCTACTGGATTAATATAATCTTGTGTGATTTTAAACTCCATAGAAGTATTTGCAGGAATTTTAAAAGATTTACCCTCATAAGTAACGGTATTTAGCGCTTTTATATCAATTTGCGTATTTTGAGTATAGGTGTAATCTTTTGCATTTAAACTTAACTCTATTTCTTCTACTCCAAGCTTGTTTGAATTTACTTTTGCATTAACATAAATATCTTTTGTTTTTTCATTGTCAAAATTAATTAAAATTTCATCGTTTTCAAAATTTATGAGTGAATTTTTTGTTTTTAGTTTAAGTTTTGCATTTTTTACATCATCATCTACTTTAAATACTTGCACCAAAAGCTTAAACTCATCATCAAGTCTTAAGGCCCTTGGCAAAGTTTCAAGCATTACAGCAGGTGCGCTAACTTGGATATCTTTAGAAACACTGCCAAAACCTGCTAAATTATTTGCCACTACCATAACTCTAACCGAACCTAAGTATGATGGCATATTAAATTTTAATTTTGCATAACCATTTTCATCACTTTGTACTGGTTCTTGAAACAATACAACCGGTTTAAAGCGTCTTGCTCTTTCATCATTTTTG of Campylobacter lari contains these proteins:
- the pbpC gene encoding penicillin-binding protein 1C is translated as MKIKISLAVCFLSLCFYIGLIYFSFDSKDLFKGTYGKVLLDKNKEFLSVFLDANEQWHLESEFIPQKLKTAVTLYEDKNFYSHHGVDFLAIIRAFKNNLFSSKRSGASTISMQTIKLLEQNKRTYFNKFNEIIKAFALESTYEKDEILKLYLNNAPYGGNLVGVASAGLFYFEKDLKDLTWSEAALLAVLPNNPGLINLEKNKDRLLKKRNALLDRLFENGYFSKDILTLAKAEKLPSFKARKNLAPHLARRLLADKEKIISSIDKKIQIKFEEKAKEYSYKLQQKGIKNLAILLADTRTNKVLAYVGSNDFYDFVTFGQVDGVIAKRSVGSTLKPLLFAFAIDEGLMVPESLMLDVPTYFSNFAPQNANKKYHGFVSAKESLQKSLNIPFVSLLSEYGYEKFFYKLKDILNYKDEDFKKYGLSLILGTKEFSLEDMVKIYLGLGNYGNFKELLYEENAFIKEDKKLISDGASFLTLQTLKDLDRVGIKQYDFNTIISWKTGTSYGRKDAWAIGTSPKYTLGVWVGNFNGEANANLYGVSIAGELFFELLSLLDGLNLEFKQPNDLISIKIENQTGYRYDYEFGFKEVLYPQSANILRKSPFLKEVFVYENKEVNSLDENFIYAKKKTILNLPSNAQAFFAKEKQYLQSSSQNLKIIYPLNNLNIILPKDLKAKQKLLIKLINPKKEKLFWYLNQEFIFEGKDEVLFLDLKKGKYTLNIISENGENDFIKFNIF